One Thermus sp. CCB_US3_UF1 DNA window includes the following coding sequences:
- the sdhA gene encoding succinate dehydrogenase flavoprotein subunit yields MAHRHEVIVVGAGGAGLATALYAAREGADVAVVSKLYPTRSHTGAAQGGIGAALGNVEEDHWEWHMFDTVKGGDYLTDQDAAEVFAKEVIEAVIELEHMGLPFDRLPNGKIAQRRFGGHTKDWGKAPVHRAAHAADRTGHMILQTLYQQCVKAGITFYNEFHVTDVILEDGVAKGLVALELATGELHLFQAKAIVIASGGFGRIYKVTSNAYTLTGDLQAILYRKGLPLEDMEFYQFHPTGLYPLGILLTEGARGEGGILRNALGERFMERYAPTIKDLAPRDMVARAMYLEVREGRGVGPKKDHVLLDLTHLPPEVIEKKLPDITEFSRIYLGVDPLKEPVPVMPTAHYAMGGIPTTLWGQVIRDEQNTVVPGLYAAGEAACVSLHGANRLGTNSLGDLVVFGRRAGIHAARFAKDADYHELTEEHLGESRERIERLKRSTGKEKVAVLRAELQQSMMDHASVFRTGELLAKQVEILKELMDRYRNVSLEDKGDAYNTELVEALELGYLLEVSEALVHSALNRTESRGAHAREDYPERDDQNWLKHTLAYKVKDGKVAFRYKPVVLGRFEPKARTY; encoded by the coding sequence ATGGCGCACAGGCACGAGGTGATCGTGGTGGGCGCGGGCGGGGCGGGCCTCGCCACCGCCCTGTATGCGGCCAGGGAAGGCGCGGACGTGGCGGTGGTGAGCAAGCTCTACCCCACCCGCAGCCATACGGGAGCGGCCCAGGGGGGCATAGGGGCCGCCTTGGGCAACGTGGAGGAGGACCATTGGGAATGGCACATGTTCGATACGGTCAAGGGGGGGGACTACCTCACCGACCAGGATGCCGCCGAGGTCTTCGCCAAGGAGGTGATCGAGGCGGTCATTGAGCTGGAGCACATGGGCCTTCCCTTTGACCGCCTGCCCAACGGCAAGATCGCCCAGCGCCGCTTTGGCGGCCACACCAAGGACTGGGGCAAGGCCCCGGTGCACCGGGCGGCCCATGCCGCCGACCGCACCGGGCACATGATCCTCCAGACCCTCTACCAGCAGTGCGTCAAGGCAGGGATCACCTTTTACAACGAGTTCCACGTCACCGACGTGATCCTGGAGGACGGGGTGGCCAAGGGACTGGTGGCCTTGGAACTGGCCACCGGGGAGCTCCACCTCTTCCAGGCCAAGGCCATCGTCATCGCCTCGGGAGGCTTTGGCCGCATCTACAAGGTGACCTCCAACGCCTACACCCTCACCGGGGACCTGCAGGCCATCCTCTACCGCAAGGGTCTGCCCCTGGAGGACATGGAGTTCTACCAGTTCCACCCCACGGGCCTCTACCCCTTGGGCATCCTCCTCACCGAGGGGGCCCGGGGCGAGGGGGGGATCCTGCGCAACGCCCTGGGGGAGCGGTTCATGGAGCGTTACGCCCCCACCATCAAGGACCTGGCCCCCAGGGACATGGTGGCCCGGGCCATGTACCTGGAGGTGCGGGAAGGCCGGGGCGTGGGGCCCAAGAAGGACCACGTCCTCTTGGACCTCACCCACCTGCCCCCAGAGGTCATTGAGAAGAAGCTGCCCGACATCACCGAGTTCAGCCGCATCTACCTGGGGGTGGACCCCCTGAAGGAGCCGGTACCCGTAATGCCCACCGCCCACTACGCCATGGGCGGCATCCCCACCACCCTCTGGGGCCAGGTGATCCGGGACGAGCAGAACACCGTGGTCCCCGGACTCTACGCCGCCGGGGAGGCGGCCTGCGTGAGCCTGCACGGGGCCAACCGCCTGGGCACCAACTCCCTGGGGGACCTGGTGGTCTTTGGCCGCCGCGCCGGCATCCACGCCGCCCGCTTCGCCAAGGATGCCGATTACCACGAGCTCACCGAGGAGCACCTGGGGGAAAGCCGGGAGCGGATTGAGCGCCTGAAGCGTTCCACGGGCAAGGAGAAGGTGGCCGTCTTGCGGGCGGAGCTGCAGCAGTCCATGATGGACCACGCCTCCGTCTTCCGCACTGGGGAGCTTCTGGCCAAGCAGGTGGAGATCCTAAAGGAGCTCATGGACCGCTACCGGAACGTTTCCCTCGAGGACAAGGGGGACGCCTACAACACCGAGCTGGTAGAGGCCCTGGAGCTCGGCTACCTTCTGGAGGTCTCCGAGGCCCTGGTGCACTCCGCCCTGAACCGCACCGAGTCCCGGGGGGCCCACGCCCGGGAGGACTACCCGGAGCGGGACGACCAAAACTGGCTCAAGCACACCCTGGCCTACAAGGTGAAAGACGGCAAGGTGGCCTTCCGCTACAAGCCCGTGGTTCTGGGCCGCTTTGAGCCCAAGGCCCGCACGTACTAG
- a CDS encoding succinate dehydrogenase hydrophobic membrane anchor subunit, producing MAIKSKRYAEARLEANTNLELYWWVFMRISGVVLVFLLIGHMWMNAILMDLNKIDYDYVAQRLSQTTWKIYDWLILALALLHGANGLRYVLDDWVRDPAKRFWTKVVAYGLIGFLFLLGSLSLFNHDFGVK from the coding sequence ATGGCGATTAAGTCCAAGCGGTATGCTGAGGCCAGGCTCGAGGCCAACACCAACCTGGAGCTTTACTGGTGGGTCTTCATGCGCATCTCCGGGGTGGTCTTGGTCTTCTTGCTCATCGGCCACATGTGGATGAACGCCATCCTCATGGACCTCAACAAGATTGACTACGACTACGTGGCCCAGAGACTTTCCCAGACCACCTGGAAGATCTACGACTGGCTCATCCTGGCCCTGGCCCTCCTGCACGGGGCCAACGGGCTCCGCTACGTTCTGGACGACTGGGTGCGGGACCCGGCCAAGCGCTTCTGGACCAAGGTGGTGGCCTACGGCCTCATCGGCTTCCTCTTCCTCTTGGGCAGCCTTTCCCTTTTCAACCATGATTTTGGGGTGAAGTAG
- the sdhC gene encoding succinate dehydrogenase, cytochrome b556 subunit, giving the protein MYRGREGQWAFYLHRLSGLGILVFLMLHVANISSAMWGPEVSNALMKFYHQPVFQVGLLVLIAGVLYHGFNGLRIILMDFTAWGVRYQRQLWYGVWVLFVLFYLPFLVKIGGGILGGSHGD; this is encoded by the coding sequence ATGTACCGGGGAAGAGAAGGGCAGTGGGCGTTTTACCTGCACCGGCTCTCGGGCTTGGGCATTCTGGTTTTCCTGATGCTCCACGTGGCCAACATTTCCAGCGCCATGTGGGGCCCAGAGGTGTCCAACGCCCTCATGAAGTTCTACCACCAGCCGGTCTTCCAGGTGGGGCTTTTGGTCCTCATTGCGGGCGTGCTCTACCACGGGTTCAACGGCCTCAGGATCATCCTCATGGACTTCACCGCCTGGGGGGTGCGCTACCAGCGGCAGCTCTGGTACGGGGTCTGGGTGCTCTTTGTCCTCTTTTACCTGCCTTTCCTGGTCAAGATCGGCGGCGGGATCCTGGGAGGTAGCCATGGCGATTAA
- the speD gene encoding adenosylmethionine decarboxylase produces MVELFGFGPHLMVDGYDANPAKLRDAELVRRVLDELPEEMEMTKVLPPFVYSYGPEGEEGVTGVVIIAESHIAIHTFPKKRFLSIDIFSCKAFNMAQVLRKLTEVFEIGRYETYMINRGKEFPKDPELARQIVLGEREYLEARVG; encoded by the coding sequence ATGGTGGAACTCTTCGGATTCGGTCCGCATCTGATGGTGGACGGGTACGACGCCAACCCGGCCAAACTCCGGGATGCCGAGCTGGTTCGCCGCGTCCTGGACGAGCTCCCCGAGGAGATGGAGATGACCAAGGTCCTTCCCCCCTTCGTCTACAGCTACGGGCCCGAGGGGGAGGAGGGGGTGACCGGGGTGGTGATCATCGCGGAAAGCCACATCGCCATCCACACCTTCCCCAAAAAGCGCTTCCTCTCCATTGATATCTTTTCCTGCAAGGCCTTCAACATGGCCCAGGTGCTGCGGAAGCTAACCGAGGTCTTTGAGATTGGGCGCTACGAGACCTACATGATCAACCGGGGCAAGGAGTTCCCCAAGGACCCGGAGCTGGCCCGCCAGATCGTCCTGGGCGAGCGGGAGTATCTGGAAGCCCGGGTGGGTTAG